A stretch of Pseudorhodobacter turbinis DNA encodes these proteins:
- a CDS encoding head-tail connector protein: MMLIEQTTVPSAALPVMALKYHLRLGTGFADDEMQDGLMESYLRAAMAAIEGRIGKVLISREYKWSVEDWRTGCEQALPVAPVSSITQVTMLDRDGLAEVVPAEKYRLVQDMHRPKLRARGYMLPSIPTDGRVEIEFVAGFGPAWNDVPSDLGQAVLLLAAEYYERRHEGGLRSNGGLPLGVITLIERWRTVRVLGGAGA; encoded by the coding sequence ATGATGTTGATCGAGCAAACAACGGTTCCCTCAGCGGCGTTGCCGGTGATGGCGTTGAAATACCATTTGCGGCTTGGCACCGGGTTTGCCGATGACGAGATGCAGGATGGCTTGATGGAAAGCTATCTGCGGGCCGCGATGGCCGCGATTGAAGGACGGATCGGCAAGGTGTTGATCTCTCGTGAATATAAATGGAGCGTTGAGGACTGGCGCACGGGGTGTGAGCAGGCTTTGCCGGTGGCACCGGTTTCCAGCATCACGCAGGTTACAATGTTGGATCGGGATGGACTGGCCGAGGTTGTACCTGCTGAGAAATACCGTCTGGTGCAGGATATGCACCGGCCAAAGCTGCGGGCAAGGGGGTACATGCTGCCATCCATCCCGACGGATGGGCGCGTGGAAATCGAATTCGTCGCGGGTTTTGGCCCGGCCTGGAACGATGTCCCATCCGATTTGGGGCAGGCGGTGTTGTTGCTTGCTGCCGAATACTATGAGCGTCGCCATGAGGGCGGCTTGCGGTCTAACGGTGGCCTGCCGCTGGGCGTGATCACATTGATCGAACGTTGGCGCACGGTCCGCGTATTGGGAGGGGCTGGGGCATGA
- a CDS encoding head-tail adaptor protein, which yields MTAVHLSRALVLESPVEVSDGMGGFTLTWEPLGTLWASVLPGTGRDAAGEEVVLSTVPYRITVRGAPQGAPSRPKVGQRFRDNMRVFSILAVTERNDSGQYLVCFVEEEILA from the coding sequence ATGACGGCGGTTCATTTATCCCGCGCTCTGGTTCTGGAAAGCCCGGTTGAGGTTTCGGATGGCATGGGCGGTTTCACTCTGACATGGGAACCCTTGGGTACGCTTTGGGCATCGGTGCTGCCTGGCACGGGCCGCGATGCAGCGGGTGAGGAAGTGGTTCTGTCCACGGTGCCTTACCGCATTACGGTGCGGGGCGCGCCACAAGGCGCACCATCGCGGCCAAAGGTCGGCCAGCGGTTTCGCGATAACATGCGGGTTTTCTCTATTCTTGCGGTGACCGAGCGGAACGATAGCGGACAATATCTTGTCTGCTTTGTGGAAGAGGAGATTCTTGCATGA
- a CDS encoding DUF3168 domain-containing protein, which produces MSYGSAAALQSAIYGRLSSDPRLTGVSVVDAVPTGGGEGTFVLIGPEEVYDQSDKSGGGAEHRLTVAVISSATGFAAAKTVAVAVSDALVDAPLTLTRGRLVSLHFRRAKAVRLDEGGARRIDLSFRARIED; this is translated from the coding sequence ATGAGCTATGGATCAGCGGCGGCGCTTCAGTCCGCGATTTATGGGCGTCTGAGTTCGGACCCCCGGTTAACGGGCGTGTCAGTGGTGGATGCGGTGCCGACAGGTGGCGGTGAGGGTACTTTCGTGCTGATCGGCCCCGAGGAAGTCTATGACCAATCCGACAAATCCGGGGGCGGTGCAGAACACCGGCTGACCGTCGCCGTGATCAGCAGCGCTACTGGTTTTGCAGCGGCGAAAACGGTTGCTGTCGCGGTGTCGGATGCACTGGTGGATGCGCCCTTGACGCTTACGCGCGGTCGGTTGGTGAGCCTGCATTTTCGGCGGGCCAAAGCGGTGCGGCTGGACGAGGGCGGCGCGCGGCGGATTGATCTGAGCTTTCGGGCACGGATCGAGGATTGA
- a CDS encoding phage major tail protein, TP901-1 family, giving the protein MAVQSGKDLLIKLDMDGDGSFETIAGLRATRISFNAETVDVTSLESQGGWRELLAGAGVKTASISGSGVFRDAGTDERARQIFFDGEIPRFQVIIPDFGVVEGPFQLSSIEYSGSHNNEATYELSMASAGALTFTAL; this is encoded by the coding sequence ATGGCTGTGCAAAGTGGCAAGGATCTGTTGATCAAGCTGGATATGGATGGGGACGGCAGTTTTGAGACGATCGCGGGCCTGCGGGCGACGCGGATCAGCTTTAATGCCGAAACGGTTGATGTGACCAGCCTTGAAAGCCAGGGTGGCTGGCGAGAGCTTCTGGCGGGTGCAGGTGTGAAGACCGCCTCGATTTCCGGCTCTGGCGTTTTTCGCGATGCGGGTACGGATGAACGCGCGCGCCAGATCTTCTTTGATGGGGAAATCCCGCGATTTCAGGTGATTATCCCTGATTTTGGTGTGGTCGAGGGGCCGTTCCAATTGTCGTCGATTGAATACTCGGGCAGCCACAATAATGAGGCAACCTATGAGTTGTCGATGGCCTCGGCCGGCGCTTTGACGTTCACGGCGCTATAA
- a CDS encoding gene transfer agent family protein, translating to MANPWTGEVAVVLDGTRHVAKLTLGALAALEAVLETGSLIELVERFEAGRFSTRDVLALLVAGLRGGGWQGTAADLRTVEIGGGPVEAARVAAVLLARAFSVPGEA from the coding sequence ATGGCGAACCCTTGGACAGGCGAAGTTGCGGTTGTGCTGGATGGCACGCGGCATGTGGCCAAGCTCACACTCGGGGCGCTGGCCGCATTGGAGGCGGTGCTGGAAACTGGTTCCCTGATCGAACTGGTCGAACGGTTTGAGGCAGGGCGCTTTTCCACCCGTGATGTCTTGGCGCTTTTGGTTGCCGGTCTGCGTGGTGGTGGCTGGCAAGGCACAGCTGCCGATTTGCGCACGGTGGAAATCGGGGGCGGTCCGGTAGAGGCGGCACGGGTTGCGGCGGTGCTGCTGGCGCGGGCTTTCTCGGTGCCGGGTGAGGCATGA
- a CDS encoding rcc01693 family protein codes for MTGIDWAGLMQVGLHGLGMQPQDFWRLTPVELRIKLGAAASAAPLTRARLEDLARAFPDVKKETEHG; via the coding sequence ATGACAGGCATCGATTGGGCGGGGCTGATGCAAGTGGGTTTGCATGGCTTGGGGATGCAGCCGCAGGACTTCTGGCGGCTGACCCCGGTGGAGCTGCGGATAAAGCTCGGGGCTGCGGCCAGTGCCGCGCCCTTGACCCGCGCGCGCCTTGAAGATTTGGCGCGTGCTTTTCCTGACGTAAAAAAGGAAACGGAACATGGCTGA
- a CDS encoding phage tail tape measure protein, translating to MADIEDLEDQIAALEVSLDGAGSMVSAFDGELARMRDSLVFTGREVNTLSNSIGGGLRRAFDGVVFDGLKLSDALKGVAQTMMDTVYSVAMKPVQNALGGLVANGLNSALGGIMPFADGGAFTQGRVMPFAKGGVVSSPTNFPMRGGMGLMGEAGPEAIMPLARGADGRLGVQAGGGGRPVTVVMNISSPDVGGFQRSQSQIAAQAARALSRGQRNR from the coding sequence ATGGCTGATATCGAAGACCTGGAAGACCAGATCGCGGCGCTTGAAGTGTCGCTTGACGGGGCCGGCAGCATGGTCTCGGCGTTTGATGGTGAATTGGCACGGATGCGCGACAGCCTGGTGTTTACCGGACGAGAAGTGAACACCCTGTCCAACAGTATCGGCGGCGGGCTACGGCGGGCATTTGACGGTGTGGTGTTTGATGGCTTGAAGCTGTCGGATGCGCTGAAGGGCGTCGCACAGACGATGATGGATACGGTCTACTCGGTCGCGATGAAACCGGTACAAAATGCATTGGGCGGCTTGGTTGCGAACGGGCTGAACTCGGCTTTGGGCGGCATAATGCCCTTTGCCGACGGCGGGGCCTTTACCCAAGGCCGCGTGATGCCTTTCGCCAAAGGCGGGGTTGTGTCGTCCCCTACTAATTTCCCGATGCGGGGCGGCATGGGCTTGATGGGTGAAGCGGGGCCGGAGGCGATTATGCCATTGGCGCGTGGCGCTGACGGGCGCTTGGGTGTGCAGGCCGGTGGCGGCGGGCGACCGGTAACGGTGGTGATGAATATCTCCAGCCCCGATGTCGGAGGCTTTCAGCGCAGTCAAAGCCAGATCGCGGCACAGGCCGCCCGCGCGTTATCGCGCGGTCAACGCAACAGGTAG